A genomic window from Lotus japonicus ecotype B-129 chromosome 1, LjGifu_v1.2 includes:
- the LOC130727590 gene encoding probable glycosyltransferase At5g03795, giving the protein MGKDFMSLFRRERKRLLWLVGITFAVILALQCFELPYGSLQPSVFSSDKLPASDSSADPPSVSEMSVLNQQNSTVEHLHPIETVNKTKISEEKDTISGTGYMSEQGTVSNKSLGFDESDGSSAVLSENSDNNSIGVNLTREVNITSGSDHKLETSDANFHSPSHAIPPTYLTPPITTPPVLSNDSEEIDFTEGEREKPSQDDVDAVSKNSSITSGHKETKDSHLPVPEVTSISEMNTLLLQNRASYRSMRPRWSSAVDQELLRVRSEIENAPNLENVENLYAPLFRNVSMFKRSYELMEKTLKVYVYREGAKPIMHSPYLLGIYASEGWFMRLMEVNKGFLTKDPKKAHLFYLPFSSRMLEETLYVRNSHNHKNLIQYLNDYVDMIAGKHPFWNRTGGADHFLVACHDWAPTETKHHMAKCIRALCNSDVREGFVLGKDVSLPETYVRNAQKPTRDLGGKPVSQKKTLAFFAGGMHGYVRPILLQHWENKDPDMKIFGVLPKSKGNRNYIQYMKSSKYCICAKGYEVNSPRVVEAIFYECVPVIISDNFVPPFFEVLNWESFAVIILEKDIPNLKSILLSIPEKRYLQMQMRVKKVQQHFLWHRNPVKYDIFHMTLHSIWYNRVFTARAR; this is encoded by the exons ATGGGTAAAGATTTTATGTCCTTGTTTCGACGCGAAAGAAAGAGACTGTTGTGGCTTGTAGGCATTACATTTGCAGTGATTTTAGCATTGCAGTGTTTTGAGCTTCCTTATGGTAGCCTTCAACCTTCTGTATTCTCTTCTGACAAGTTACCAGCATCTGATAGTAGTGCAGATCCACCATCTGTGTCTGAAATGTCAGTTTTGAATCAACAAAATTCTACTGTTGAACATTTACATCCCATTGAGACAGTTAATAAAACTAAGATCTCTGAGGAAAAGGACACTATTTCAGGAACTGGTTACATGTCAGAACAAGGAACGGTATCAAACAAATCTTTAGGATTTGATGAGTCCGATGGAAGTTCTGCAGTGTTATCAGAAAATAGTGATAACAATTCTATTGGTGTGAATTTGACTAGAGAGGTTAACATTACATCAGGGTCAGATCATAAATTGGAAACTTCAGATGCTAATTTTCATTCCCCTTCTCACGCAATACCACCAACATATTTGACTCCGCCTATAACTACGCCTCCGGTGTTATCAAATGATTCTGAAGAAATTGATTTCACTGAGGGTGAGAGGGAAAAACCATCACAAGATGATGTGGATGCAGTGAGCAAGAATTCTTCTATCACCAGTGGGCATAAGGAGACTAAAGATTCTCATTTACCAGTTCCAGAAGTAACATCAATCTCTGAAATGAACACGTTATTGCTTCAAAACCGTGCCTCATATCGTTCTATG AGGCCAAGGTGGTCTTCAGCTGTTGATCAAGAGCTACTGCGGGTCAGATCAGAGATTGAGAACGCACCAAACCTAGAGAATGTTGAAAATCTTTATGCACCCCTTTTTCGAAATGTTTCCATGTTCAAGAG GAGCTATGAATTAATGGAAAAGACACTCAAAGTGTATGTGTATAGAGAAGGGGCTAAGCCTATTATGCACTCACCATATCTTTTGGGAATTTATGCTTCAGAGGGATGGTTCATGAGGTTAATGGAAGTTAATAAAGGATTTCTTACTAAAGATCCAAAGAAGGCACACCTGTTCTACTTACCTTTCAGTTCAAGAATGCTGGAGGAAACTTTGTATGTGCGGAATTCACATAATCATAAAAACCTGATTCAGTATCTGAATGATTATGTAGACATGATTGCTGGGAAACATCCTTTCTGGAACAGAACAGGAGGTGCTGATCATTTTCTGGTTGCTTGCCATGATTGG GCCCCTACAGAAACAAAGCATCACATGGCTAAGTGCATAAGAGCCCTATGCAACTCTGATGTCAGAGAAGGATTTGTCTTGGGGAAGGACGTGTCCCTTCCTGAAACATATGTCCGGAATGCTCAGAAACCCACTAGAGACCTTGGTGGAAAACCAGTTTCACAGAAGAAAACTCTAGCGTTTTTCGCCGGCGGCATGCACGGTTATGTTCGACCGATCCTTCTGCAACACTGGGAAAACAAAGACCCTGACATGAAAATCTTTGGAGTTTTGCCGAAGTCTAAGGGAAACAGGAACTACATCCAGTACATGAAGAGCAGCAAGTATTGCATTTGTGCAAAGGGGTATGAAGTTAACAGTCCAAGAGTTGTTGAGGCCATCTTCTATGAATGTGTTCCTGTTATCATATCAGACAATTTTGTGCCTCCATTTTTTGAGGTTTTGAATTGGGAATCCTTTGCTGTTATTATTTTGGAGAAGGATATTCCAAATTTGAAGAGTATACTACTCTCTATTCCTGAGAAGAGGTATCTTCAAATGCAAATGAGGGTGAAGAAAGTACAGCAACATTTCCTTTGGCATAGGAACCCTGTCAAGTATGATATATTTCACATGACACTTCATTCTATTTGGTACAATAGAGTTTTCACTGCCAGAGCTAGATGA
- the LOC130727591 gene encoding probable glycosyltransferase At5g03795 isoform X1, with protein sequence MDRGFRFLCQAETKRLISFLGIAVALVLVVQYSELPNSKLLSSLTAKITSFTMDISSVNSRMEGNDMHLNDSNSSSEHVPSSPQYTPLDQVSASINAPAPENVKGLGSVVILNNFTTRDDGNSPMGSVEGKEKDTNLTSQGVASSLLAPQPMVPLPNRTTSLDSEIDSRSPMISVISSATSLESNMSDPVRKDGNSGSLQGSGVTLGNGKPVSTKNSKKKSSKVVPISEMNLLLQRSHASSQIAKSAELSAVDLEILHVKSEIENAPLIMNDSRLYSPLYRNISMFRRSYELMEKMLKVYIYQDGDRPIFHEPLLDGIYASEGWFVKLMEENKQFMSGDPSKAHLFYIPFSSRLLQLTLYVKNSHRRSNLIEYMKNYVDKIAGKYPFWNRTNGADHFVVACHDWAPAETRGRMLNCIRALCNADIEVGFKIGKDVSLAETYIRSVENPVKNIGGNPPSQRSILAFFAGGLHGYVRPVLLKHWENKEPDMKIFGPLPHVRGNANYLQFMKSSKFCICARGHEVNSPRVVEALLYECVPVIISDNFIPPLFEVLNWESFAVFVMEKDIPDLRNILLSISEERYLEMHKRVKKVQEHFLWHPEPVKYDLFHMLLHSIWYNRLFRVGQK encoded by the exons ATGGATCGTGGATTTAGATTTTTGTGTCAGGCAGAAACAAagagattgatttcattcttAGGAATAGCTGTAGCTCTAGTTCTAGTTGTTCAGTATTCTGAGCTTCCAAATAGTAAATTGTTATCTTCTCTCACTGCTAAGATCACTAGTTTCACAATGGATATATCTTCAGTTAATTCTAGAATGGAGGGTAATGACATGCACCTAAATGATTCAAATTCAAGCTCTGAACATGTACCAAGTAGTCCTCAGTATACCCCATTAGATCAAGTTAGTGCTTCAATTAATGCCCCTGCTCCAGAGAATGTTAAAGGGCTTGGTAGTGTTGTTATCCTTAATAATTTCACAACTAGAGATGATGGTAATTCACCAATGGGTAGTGTtgagggaaaagaaaaagatactAATTTGACATCACAAGGGGTTGCATCTTCCCTGCTTGCACCACAACCTATGGTTCCATTGCCCAACAGAACAACATCCTTGGATTCAGAAATAGATTCTAGAAGTCCCATGATATCTGTCATTTCCTCTGCAACTTCATTggagtcaaacatgagtgatcCGGTCCGCAAGGATGGAAACTCAGGTTCTTTGCAAGGTAGTGGTGTGACACTCGGTAACGGGAAGCCAGTGAGTACAAAGAATTCCAAAAAGAAGTCATCTAAAGTAGTTCCAATATCCGAGATGAACTTACTGTTGCAGCGCAGTCACGCTTCTTCCCAGATAGCG aAGTCAGCAGAGCTTTCAGCTGTTGATCTGGAAATATTGCATGTAAAGTCAGAGATTGAAAATGCACCTCTCATTATGAATGATTCAAGACTTTACTCCCCTTTATACAGGAACATTTCCATGTTCAGAAG GAGTTATGAACTAATGGAGAAGATGCTCAAAGTTTACATCTACCAGGATGGGGACAGACCAATCTTTCATGAGCCCTTACTGGATGGAATATATGCATCTGAAGGGTGGTTCGTGAAATTAATGGAGGAAAACAAACAATTTATGTCTGGCGACCCCAGTAAGGCTCACTTGTTTTACATACCTTTCAGTTCAAGATTGTTGCAGTTAACTCTCTATGTTAAAAATTCACACAGACGTTCAAACTTAATTGAGTACATGAAAAATTATGTGGACAAGATTGCTGGAAAGTACCCTTTCTGGAATAGAACAAATGGAGCAGATCACTTTGTTGTTGCTTGCCATGATTGG GCTCCTGCAGAAACGAGAGGCCGCATGCTTAATTGCATTAGAGCCCTCTGCAACGCTGACATTGAAGTAGGATTCAAGATAGGAAAGGATGTTTCTCTTGCAGAAACATATATAAGATCAGTTGAGAATCCTGTCAAAAACATAGGGGGAAACCCTCCTTCTCAGAGGTCTATCCTGGCTTTTTTCGCCGGTGGTTTGCACGGTTATGTTCGGCCTGTTTTGTTGAAGCACTGGGAGAACAAAGAACCTGACATGAAAATATTTGGTCCATTGCCGCATGTCAGGGGTAATGCCAACTACCTCCAGTTCATGAAGAGCAGCAAATTCTGCATATGTGCAAGAGGTCATGAAGTTAATAGCCCGCGCGTGGTTGAGGCTCTACTCTATGAATGCGTTCCAGTTATCATATCTGACAATTTTATTCCGCCTTTGTTCGAGGTTTTAAACTGGGAATCTTTTGCTGTGTTTGTGATGGAGAAAGATATCCCTGATTTGAGGAACATCCTGCTTTCTATATCGGAAGAAAGGTACTTAGAGATGCATAAGCGGGTGAAAAAGGTACAAGAGCATTTTCTCTGGCATCCTGAGCCAGTAAAGTATGATTTGTTTCACATGCTTCTTCATTCAATTTGGTACAATAGACTTTTCCGAGTAGGTCAGAAGTGA
- the LOC130727591 gene encoding probable glycosyltransferase At5g03795 isoform X2, producing MDRGFRFLCQAETKRLISFLGIAVALVLVVQYSELPNSKLLSSLTAKITSFTMDISSVNSRMEGNDMHLNDSNSSSEHVPSSPQYTPLDQVSASINAPAPENVKGLGSVVILNNFTTRDDGNSPMGSVEGKEKDTNLTSQGVASSLLAPQPMVPLPNRTTSLDSEIDSRSPMISVISSATSLESNMSDPVRKDGNSGSLQGSGVTLGNGKPVSTKNSKKKSSKVVPISEMNLLLQRSHASSQIASAELSAVDLEILHVKSEIENAPLIMNDSRLYSPLYRNISMFRRSYELMEKMLKVYIYQDGDRPIFHEPLLDGIYASEGWFVKLMEENKQFMSGDPSKAHLFYIPFSSRLLQLTLYVKNSHRRSNLIEYMKNYVDKIAGKYPFWNRTNGADHFVVACHDWAPAETRGRMLNCIRALCNADIEVGFKIGKDVSLAETYIRSVENPVKNIGGNPPSQRSILAFFAGGLHGYVRPVLLKHWENKEPDMKIFGPLPHVRGNANYLQFMKSSKFCICARGHEVNSPRVVEALLYECVPVIISDNFIPPLFEVLNWESFAVFVMEKDIPDLRNILLSISEERYLEMHKRVKKVQEHFLWHPEPVKYDLFHMLLHSIWYNRLFRVGQK from the exons ATGGATCGTGGATTTAGATTTTTGTGTCAGGCAGAAACAAagagattgatttcattcttAGGAATAGCTGTAGCTCTAGTTCTAGTTGTTCAGTATTCTGAGCTTCCAAATAGTAAATTGTTATCTTCTCTCACTGCTAAGATCACTAGTTTCACAATGGATATATCTTCAGTTAATTCTAGAATGGAGGGTAATGACATGCACCTAAATGATTCAAATTCAAGCTCTGAACATGTACCAAGTAGTCCTCAGTATACCCCATTAGATCAAGTTAGTGCTTCAATTAATGCCCCTGCTCCAGAGAATGTTAAAGGGCTTGGTAGTGTTGTTATCCTTAATAATTTCACAACTAGAGATGATGGTAATTCACCAATGGGTAGTGTtgagggaaaagaaaaagatactAATTTGACATCACAAGGGGTTGCATCTTCCCTGCTTGCACCACAACCTATGGTTCCATTGCCCAACAGAACAACATCCTTGGATTCAGAAATAGATTCTAGAAGTCCCATGATATCTGTCATTTCCTCTGCAACTTCATTggagtcaaacatgagtgatcCGGTCCGCAAGGATGGAAACTCAGGTTCTTTGCAAGGTAGTGGTGTGACACTCGGTAACGGGAAGCCAGTGAGTACAAAGAATTCCAAAAAGAAGTCATCTAAAGTAGTTCCAATATCCGAGATGAACTTACTGTTGCAGCGCAGTCACGCTTCTTCCCAGATAGCG TCAGCAGAGCTTTCAGCTGTTGATCTGGAAATATTGCATGTAAAGTCAGAGATTGAAAATGCACCTCTCATTATGAATGATTCAAGACTTTACTCCCCTTTATACAGGAACATTTCCATGTTCAGAAG GAGTTATGAACTAATGGAGAAGATGCTCAAAGTTTACATCTACCAGGATGGGGACAGACCAATCTTTCATGAGCCCTTACTGGATGGAATATATGCATCTGAAGGGTGGTTCGTGAAATTAATGGAGGAAAACAAACAATTTATGTCTGGCGACCCCAGTAAGGCTCACTTGTTTTACATACCTTTCAGTTCAAGATTGTTGCAGTTAACTCTCTATGTTAAAAATTCACACAGACGTTCAAACTTAATTGAGTACATGAAAAATTATGTGGACAAGATTGCTGGAAAGTACCCTTTCTGGAATAGAACAAATGGAGCAGATCACTTTGTTGTTGCTTGCCATGATTGG GCTCCTGCAGAAACGAGAGGCCGCATGCTTAATTGCATTAGAGCCCTCTGCAACGCTGACATTGAAGTAGGATTCAAGATAGGAAAGGATGTTTCTCTTGCAGAAACATATATAAGATCAGTTGAGAATCCTGTCAAAAACATAGGGGGAAACCCTCCTTCTCAGAGGTCTATCCTGGCTTTTTTCGCCGGTGGTTTGCACGGTTATGTTCGGCCTGTTTTGTTGAAGCACTGGGAGAACAAAGAACCTGACATGAAAATATTTGGTCCATTGCCGCATGTCAGGGGTAATGCCAACTACCTCCAGTTCATGAAGAGCAGCAAATTCTGCATATGTGCAAGAGGTCATGAAGTTAATAGCCCGCGCGTGGTTGAGGCTCTACTCTATGAATGCGTTCCAGTTATCATATCTGACAATTTTATTCCGCCTTTGTTCGAGGTTTTAAACTGGGAATCTTTTGCTGTGTTTGTGATGGAGAAAGATATCCCTGATTTGAGGAACATCCTGCTTTCTATATCGGAAGAAAGGTACTTAGAGATGCATAAGCGGGTGAAAAAGGTACAAGAGCATTTTCTCTGGCATCCTGAGCCAGTAAAGTATGATTTGTTTCACATGCTTCTTCATTCAATTTGGTACAATAGACTTTTCCGAGTAGGTCAGAAGTGA
- the LOC130727592 gene encoding uncharacterized protein LOC130727592: MATESKITAVKLKSSAQQHVSASKPKFDSSALKKKIDSTSTRNPPDSKVKSVTTVTKSPNDSKMKSVTAVTKSTTDSKIKSATTTVTKSEVKSKATASSSKTITKKTTTTKVRERKVYNLPGQKHDPPEQKEPLRVFYESLSKQIPTSEMAEFWLMEHGLLSPDKAKKAFEKKQRKQKGLWTGGTPVKSSKPSTSTKTKTETLVRKQLPQGSKNGDIKAKKKIVSESDDDDDDFILSHKRRKW; encoded by the exons ATGGCTACAGAGTCCAAAATCACTGCGGTGAAGCTCAAGTCAAGTGCCCAACAACATGTCTCAGCTTCCAAGCCAAAGTTTGATTCTTCAGCTCTCAAAAAGAAGATTGATAGCACCTCAACCAGAAACCCACCTGATTCTAAGGTGAAATCTGTCACCACTGTCACCAAATCCCCCAATGATTCTAAGATGAAATCTGTCACCGCTGTCACCAAATCCACCACTGATTCTAAGATCAAATctgccaccaccactgtcaccaaATCTGAG GTTAAATCAAAAGCAACGGCATCATCATCCAAAACAATAACAAAGAAAACTACTACCACCAAAGTGAGAGAGAGGAAAGTCTACAATCTACCTGGCCAGAAACATGATCCTCCtgaacag AAAGAACCCCTGAGGGTTTTCTATGAGTCATTGTCAAAACAGATACCAACAAGTGAAATGGCGGAATTTTG GTTAATGGAACATGGGTTGCTGTCTCCTGATAAAGCAAAGAAAGCATTTGAGAAGAAGCAGAGGAAGCAAAAGGGGCTTTGGACAGGAGGCACTCCTGTTAAGTCATCAAAGCCCTCAAcctcaactaaaactaaaacTGAAACTTTAGTGAGGAAGCAACTGCCACAGGGATCAAAAAATGGTGATATAAAAGCCAAGAAAAAAATTGTCAGTGAGAGtgatgatgacgatgatgatTTCATTTTAAGtcataaaagaagaaaatggtaA
- the LOC130710999 gene encoding uncharacterized protein LOC130710999, with protein sequence MIKTGDCILRFLTVCFHSSQWQFGSYGIHLPAEIRSLISEEVGNIAKLAIVILIEKKLGQGSEWEPYISCLPEHQELHNTIFWNESELEMIRQSSVYQETINQKSQIEKVFLAIRPISSSSSSTPSSFLINNRNGLPANLRSPLFYRYWLDFRSSGEKRYSSCAVVGNSGILFNINHGCRSTREVRSAGRKGKGLPQSLRALARVLSCTATQEVNDLIVEAAKTDGRLARRPLQDINREIQAHLMLSSLFIRLIEERKTTIMSFNSSNSSSLCERLPVVIRLMARDLLHGKLRVLKSTSTWLENYCSSLT encoded by the exons ATGATAAAAACAGGAGATTGCATTTTAAGGTTCCTTACAGTGTG CTTTCACAGTTCACAATGGCAATTTGGTTCTTACGGTATTCATCTCCCTGCTGAAATCAGATCTCTGATCAGTGAGGAAGTGGGAAATATTGCAAAACTTGCTATTGTTATTCTAATCGAGAAGAAATTGGGTCAG GGCTCTGAGTGGGAACCTTATATCAGCTGTCTTCCAGAGCACCAGGAGCTGCATAATACG atattttggaatgaaagtgagttggaGATGATTCGCCAAAGTTCAGTTTATCAGGAAACTATTAACCAAAAGTCTCAAATTGAAAAGGTCTTTCTAGCAATCAGGCCT atttcttcttcttcatcatcaacaCCATCATCCTTCCTCATCAACAACAGGAATGGCCTCCCGGCGAATCTCAGGTCACCGCTGTTCTACCGGTACTGGTTGGACTTCCGGAGTTCCGGTGAGAAAAGGTACTCCTCTTGTGCTGTTGTTGGTAACAGTGGAATTTTGTTTAACATTAACCATGGTTGTCGGAGCACAAG GGAGGTGAGGtctgctggaagaaaaggaaaGGGTCTTCCACAATCACTCCGCGCACTTGCTCGTGTTCTTTCATGCACCGCAACTCAGG AAGTCAATGATTTGATCGTGGAAGCTGCTAAAACTGATGGTAGGCTGGCTAGACGCCCTTTACAAGATATCAACAGAGAGATACAAGCACACCTGatgttatcatcattatttatcCGATTAATAGAGGAGCGCAAGACAACTATTATG TCATTTAATTCATCCAATTCTTCCTCCTTGTGTGAAAGACTTCCTGTTGTTATAAGACTAATGGCTCGAGATCTGCTTCATGGCAAGCTTCGCGTTCTTAAATCCACTTCTACCTGGTTGGAGAATTATTGTTCTTCCTTGACTTGA
- the LOC130711039 gene encoding uncharacterized protein LOC130711039 produces MKVSLVEGNRLLPQITTDKEVLDEMCAPWRESLVVCLLGKRLGFCTMKMKLASIWKLTGDFDILDVDNGFYMVKFDINEDREKMINGGPWMIFDHYLAVSTWKREFVSSTAKVTKTLAWVRILGLNMVFYDESYFLSIARVIGKPIKVDTNTLQADRGRFTRICVELDLSQEVVGKVCLEGDWYKIEYQGLHVICAKCGCYGHRPRQCQATTPKVAKPVAEPQKNPTRDP; encoded by the coding sequence ATGAAAGTTTCTCTTGTGGAGGGTAACCGTCTCTTACCCCAAATCACCACTGATAAGGAGGTTTTGGATGAGATGTGTGCACCCTGGAGAGAATCACTAGTGGTATGTCTACTGGGAAAGCGATTGGGTTTTTGTACCATGAAAATGAAGCTTGCATCGATTTGGAAACTGACTGGCGACTTTGACATCCTTGATGTCGATAATGGGTTCTATATGGTGAAGTTTGACATTAACGAGGACCGGGAGAAGATGATTAATGGAGGTCCATGGATGATATTTGATCATTACTTGGCAGTGTCCACTTGGAAAAGGGAGTTTGTCTCTTCGACGGCTAAGGTTACAAAGACGCTAGCTTGGGTCAGGATTCTAGGCCTGAATATGGTGTTCTATGATGAAAGTTATTTTCTCTCGATTGCAAGAGTCATTGGAAAGCCAATTAAAGTTGATACGAATACATTACAGGCAGATAGAGGGAGATTCACTAGAATATGTGTGGAGCTTGATCTATCTCAAGAAGTGGTGGGAAAAGTGTGCCTCGAAGGAGATTGGTACAAGATTGAATATCAAGGTCTCCACGTAATTTGCGCCAAGTGCGGCTGCTATGGCCACCGACCAAGACAATGTCAAGCCACAACACCCAAGGTGGCCAAACCGGTGGCAGAACCACAGAAAAACCCTACAAGGGATCCATAG